One window of the Streptomyces sp. NBC_00259 genome contains the following:
- a CDS encoding N-acetylmuramoyl-L-alanine amidase produces the protein MGRNEGQRGFGRRAVLIGGGAALVGVGVAAREELARAWWRLPGMEKKRVEGELDHAGAVWTAASRSNWRRADRPDDYTIDRVVIHVVQGSYRTALRVFKDPGHGAAAHYVVGKDGRVAQMIRELDVAFHAGNRGVNERSIGIEHEGFVDRPRDFTDAMYASSARLTAGICRRYGIPVDREHIIGHVEVPGTDHTDPGPHWDWDRYIRLVRAVPAASPSPSTGPSTTTAS, from the coding sequence ATGGGGCGTAACGAGGGGCAGCGCGGCTTCGGCCGGCGGGCCGTGCTGATCGGCGGCGGAGCCGCGCTCGTCGGGGTGGGTGTGGCGGCCCGGGAGGAGCTGGCGCGTGCCTGGTGGCGGCTGCCCGGCATGGAGAAGAAGCGCGTGGAGGGCGAGCTGGACCACGCGGGCGCGGTGTGGACGGCGGCCTCGCGGTCGAACTGGCGGCGTGCGGACCGGCCCGACGACTACACGATCGACCGCGTCGTGATCCATGTCGTCCAGGGCAGCTACCGGACGGCGCTGCGGGTCTTCAAGGACCCGGGGCACGGCGCGGCGGCGCACTACGTGGTGGGCAAGGACGGGCGGGTCGCCCAGATGATCCGCGAGCTCGACGTCGCCTTCCACGCCGGGAACCGCGGCGTCAACGAGCGGAGCATCGGCATCGAGCACGAGGGCTTCGTCGACCGCCCGCGGGACTTCACGGACGCGATGTACGCGTCGTCGGCGCGGCTGACGGCCGGGATATGCCGGCGGTACGGCATCCCGGTGGACCGGGAGCACATCATCGGCCATGTGGAGGTGCCGGGCACGGACCACACCGACCCGGGTCCGCACTGGGACTGGGACCGGTACATACGGCTGGTGCGCGCGGTTCCGGCAGCGTCGCCTTCGCCCAGCACCGGCCCGAGCACCACGACCGCTAGCTGA
- a CDS encoding alpha/beta fold hydrolase has translation MSSRRAAGLPCMEKPNSTSSRTRGTVKSQDGTAIAYERRGDGPPLVLVSGALATAADEAPLASLLAHRFRVISYDRRGRGGSGDTAPYAVEREVEDLAAIVEEAGGSASVHGTSSGGALALEAAAAGLPMVQLSVYEPPFVTDPAGREATAAHRSRLEDLLARDRRGDALELFLTDVLAPGVLGGLRRSPLWAELEALAHTLVYDHAVLGDARVPAERLREVTARVMVVDGGASPSWQRETVRAVSEALPRGRHRTLTGQTHEVAPHVLAPVLEGFFAGAA, from the coding sequence ATGAGTTCGCGGCGCGCCGCCGGTCTGCCGTGCATGGAGAAGCCGAACTCGACGTCGAGCAGGACCCGCGGCACGGTGAAGTCGCAGGACGGCACCGCCATCGCGTACGAGCGCCGGGGCGACGGGCCACCCCTCGTCCTGGTGAGCGGCGCGCTCGCCACCGCCGCCGACGAGGCGCCGCTCGCCTCGCTGCTCGCTCACCGGTTCCGTGTGATCAGCTACGACCGGCGGGGGCGTGGCGGCAGCGGCGACACGGCCCCGTACGCCGTGGAGCGGGAGGTCGAGGATCTCGCCGCGATCGTCGAGGAGGCGGGCGGGAGCGCGTCCGTCCATGGGACCTCCTCGGGCGGGGCGCTGGCCCTGGAGGCGGCGGCCGCCGGGCTGCCCATGGTCCAGCTGTCCGTCTACGAGCCGCCGTTCGTCACCGACCCGGCCGGCCGGGAGGCGACCGCGGCCCATCGGTCCCGGCTGGAGGACCTGCTCGCCCGCGACCGGCGGGGTGACGCGCTGGAGCTGTTCCTGACGGACGTGCTGGCGCCCGGTGTGCTCGGCGGGCTGCGGCGCTCCCCCCTGTGGGCGGAGCTCGAGGCGCTCGCGCACACCCTGGTGTACGACCACGCGGTGCTGGGCGACGCGCGGGTACCCGCCGAGCGGCTCCGCGAGGTCACCGCACGGGTGATGGTCGTGGACGGCGGTGCGAGTCCCTCATGGCAGCGGGAGACGGTCCGCGCGGTCTCCGAAGCACTCCCCCGCGGCCGCCACCGCACCCTGACGGGCCAGACCCATGAGGTGGCACCGCATGTGCTGGCGCCGGTGCTGGAGGGATTCTTCGCGGGCGCGGCCTGA
- a CDS encoding methionine synthase, whose product MSDIVWGPATGVGSMPGGDAREAAKAVTGTFEDFPYLPELPARGPGADMIGRGLGMLVEMYAHVEPSGWRISDRPGRDTRRARSWLGEDLDALEEFTQGYEGPLKVQAVGPWTLAAALELRNGEAALSDPGACRDLTASLAEGLRVHLAELRRRVPGARPVLQLDEPSLTAVLRGHVRSASGYRTHRAVDRQIVESALRDVTGAVGDGQVIVHSCAPDVPFALLRRAGAAGVSFDFGLLTERDEEAIGEAVEGGTKLFAGVVASTDGPLSDPAGSVMGVRTLWRRLGLNPGTLAGSVVVTPSCGLAGASPAYARAALAHCVRAARSLADNPE is encoded by the coding sequence GTGAGCGACATCGTGTGGGGCCCCGCGACCGGGGTCGGTTCCATGCCGGGCGGGGACGCCCGCGAGGCTGCCAAGGCCGTCACCGGTACCTTCGAGGACTTCCCGTATCTGCCCGAGCTGCCCGCCCGCGGCCCCGGCGCCGACATGATCGGGCGCGGTCTCGGCATGCTCGTCGAGATGTACGCGCACGTCGAGCCGAGCGGCTGGCGCATCAGCGACCGGCCGGGCCGCGACACCCGCCGGGCGCGTTCGTGGCTCGGGGAGGACCTGGACGCGCTGGAGGAGTTCACCCAGGGGTACGAGGGCCCGCTCAAGGTCCAGGCCGTGGGGCCGTGGACGCTCGCGGCCGCCCTGGAGCTCAGGAACGGCGAGGCGGCGCTGTCCGACCCGGGCGCCTGCCGCGACCTGACGGCCTCGCTCGCCGAAGGACTCCGTGTGCACCTCGCGGAGCTCCGGCGGCGCGTCCCCGGTGCCCGCCCGGTGCTGCAGCTCGACGAGCCGTCCCTGACGGCCGTGCTGCGCGGCCACGTGAGGTCCGCCAGCGGCTACCGGACGCATCGCGCCGTGGACCGGCAGATCGTCGAGAGCGCGCTGCGGGACGTGACGGGTGCCGTCGGCGACGGGCAGGTGATCGTCCACTCCTGCGCGCCCGATGTCCCGTTCGCACTGCTGCGCAGAGCCGGAGCAGCGGGCGTCTCGTTCGATTTCGGGCTGCTCACCGAGCGTGATGAGGAGGCGATCGGCGAGGCGGTGGAGGGCGGTACGAAGCTCTTCGCGGGAGTCGTGGCGTCCACCGACGGTCCATTGTCAGACCCTGCCGGTAGCGTCATGGGTGTCAGGACGTTGTGGCGCAGGCTGGGGCTGAATCCGGGGACTCTCGCGGGTTCCGTGGTGGTCACCCCTTCGTGCGGGCTGGCGGGTGCTTCGCCCGCGTATGCGCGCGCGGCTCTCGCGCACTGCGTCCGGGCGGCGCGATCGCTCGCGGACAACCCTGAGTAA
- a CDS encoding putative bifunctional diguanylate cyclase/phosphodiesterase, producing MKPTESAAPVSRPRGFAGLAFVAGIASTLPYLIMGLAAVALAAGLFSSLRDGHALFPGGTEGWSLAVLTGVIVGHLVALGRDRWWGGTGSGAALTLAVLMLYGWVPAGMVSLAVVVLAGVARRHRRQQGVLHGAADVLGLGAAALVLTAFGETPTVEQPWQPLQWGPGAVLEVVLAAAAYLAVTRLLLWYALAPQAAGLPTVARTALLRQGLVAVALLGITPLICVVATAMPILLPLFAVPLIALDSTLWIARARAEEQLRDPLTGLPNRQWLLERTWAALEEAEGVGARSALVLIDLDRFRSVNDTLGHLAGDRLLLQIAERLKLALPRGAEAARLGGDEFAVLLPVADSTTSAQRVARHLVGQLSSPLDLDGLTLVLEASAGLAVFPDHALDAEGLLRRADVAMYQAKRDRTGVEVYESKRDSNTPDRLGLLGDLRRALDAGEVELHYQPKVGFDGHVAGLEALVRWVHPDRGRVPPDEFIAIAESSGLMPHLTEYVLETALGQVAKWRAQGLEVPVAVNVSPRDVHTPGFAGAVAARLARHGVPAGALQLEITEHVLLEDPQRAADTLAALTGHGVKMSLDDFGTGYSSLVHLRRLPVSELKIDRSFVARLAIDTEDAEIVRCTVDLAHSLGLLVVAEGVEDDETWERLRDLGCDAVQGWLVAAAMPPQETTAWLRARGEHGWRRPVAELPAVPPTEAEHPSGHVVN from the coding sequence ATGAAACCGACCGAGAGCGCCGCCCCGGTCTCACGGCCGCGTGGTTTCGCGGGACTCGCGTTCGTCGCGGGCATCGCCTCCACGCTGCCCTACCTCATCATGGGACTCGCCGCCGTCGCCCTGGCGGCCGGTCTGTTCAGCTCTCTGCGGGACGGGCACGCGCTCTTCCCCGGCGGCACCGAGGGCTGGTCCCTCGCCGTCCTCACCGGCGTCATCGTCGGTCATCTGGTCGCCCTCGGGCGCGACCGCTGGTGGGGCGGTACCGGTTCCGGTGCCGCCCTCACCCTCGCCGTGCTGATGCTGTACGGCTGGGTGCCCGCGGGCATGGTCAGCCTCGCCGTCGTGGTGCTGGCCGGAGTCGCCCGGCGGCACCGCCGGCAACAGGGCGTACTGCACGGCGCCGCCGACGTCCTGGGCCTCGGCGCGGCCGCCCTCGTCCTGACCGCGTTCGGCGAGACGCCGACGGTCGAACAGCCGTGGCAGCCACTGCAGTGGGGCCCGGGCGCGGTCCTCGAAGTGGTCCTCGCCGCGGCCGCGTATCTCGCCGTCACCCGCCTGCTGCTCTGGTACGCCCTGGCACCGCAGGCCGCCGGCCTGCCCACCGTCGCCAGGACGGCCCTGCTCCGGCAGGGGCTCGTCGCCGTCGCCCTGCTCGGCATCACCCCGCTGATCTGCGTGGTCGCGACGGCCATGCCCATCCTGCTGCCGCTCTTCGCCGTGCCGCTGATCGCCCTCGACTCCACACTCTGGATCGCCCGCGCCCGGGCCGAGGAGCAGCTGCGCGACCCGCTCACCGGACTGCCCAACCGCCAGTGGCTGCTGGAGCGCACCTGGGCGGCACTGGAGGAGGCCGAGGGCGTCGGCGCCCGCTCGGCCCTCGTCCTGATCGATCTCGACCGCTTCCGCTCGGTCAATGACACGCTCGGCCATCTCGCGGGCGACCGGCTCCTCCTTCAGATAGCCGAACGGCTGAAGCTGGCACTGCCGCGCGGGGCCGAGGCGGCCAGGCTCGGCGGCGACGAGTTCGCCGTGCTCCTGCCCGTGGCCGACTCCACCACCAGCGCCCAGCGGGTCGCCCGCCATCTGGTCGGCCAGCTGTCCTCGCCGCTCGACCTCGACGGACTCACGCTGGTGCTGGAGGCCAGCGCGGGCCTCGCCGTCTTCCCGGACCATGCGCTGGACGCCGAAGGACTGCTCAGACGCGCCGATGTGGCGATGTACCAGGCCAAGCGTGACCGTACGGGCGTCGAGGTGTACGAATCCAAGCGGGATTCGAACACCCCGGACCGGCTCGGACTGCTCGGCGATCTGCGCCGGGCGCTGGACGCGGGCGAGGTCGAGCTCCACTACCAGCCCAAGGTCGGCTTCGACGGCCATGTCGCGGGACTGGAGGCGTTGGTGCGCTGGGTGCACCCGGACCGGGGCCGGGTCCCGCCCGACGAGTTCATCGCGATAGCCGAGTCCTCCGGACTGATGCCCCATCTGACGGAGTACGTCCTGGAGACCGCGCTCGGCCAGGTCGCCAAGTGGCGCGCCCAGGGGCTCGAAGTGCCCGTCGCGGTCAATGTGTCACCGCGCGACGTCCACACCCCGGGTTTCGCGGGCGCCGTCGCGGCCCGGCTCGCCCGGCACGGCGTCCCGGCCGGCGCGTTGCAGCTGGAGATCACCGAGCATGTGCTGCTGGAGGACCCGCAGCGGGCCGCCGACACCCTCGCCGCACTCACCGGCCACGGTGTGAAGATGTCGCTCGACGACTTCGGCACGGGCTACTCGTCGCTGGTCCATCTGCGCCGGCTGCCCGTGAGCGAGCTGAAGATCGACCGTTCGTTCGTCGCCCGGCTCGCGATCGACACCGAGGACGCCGAGATCGTCCGCTGCACCGTCGACCTCGCCCACTCGCTCGGACTGCTCGTGGTCGCCGAGGGCGTCGAGGACGACGAGACCTGGGAGCGACTGCGCGACCTGGGCTGTGACGCGGTACAGGGCTGGCTGGTGGCGGCCGCGATGCCGCCCCAGGAGACCACGGCATGGCTGCGGGCCCGCGGCGAACACGGCTGGCGCCGCCCCGTCGCAGAGCTCCCGGCCGTCCCGCCGACCGAGGCGGAGCACCCCTCGGGCCACGTCGTGAACTAG
- the mnmA gene encoding tRNA 2-thiouridine(34) synthase MnmA → MTETRQRPLRVLAAMSGGVDSAVAAARAAEAGHDVTGVHLALSANPQSFRTGARGCCTIEDSRDARRAADVIGIPFYVWDLAERFREDVVEDFVAEYEAGRTPNPCLRCNEKIKFAALLDKALALGFDAVCTGHYATVVLREDGTRELHRASDMAKDQSYVLGVLDEKQLAHAMFPLGDTLTTKDEIRAEAERRGLAVAKKPDSHDICFIADGDTQGFLAKRLGKAEGDIVDESGAKVGTHEGAFGFTIGQRKGLRIGHPAPDGKPRYVLDISPVDNTVTVGPAESLEVTALTAIKPRWCGTAPSGPGTYTAQLRAHGGETEVSAELVDDELLVTFTEPVRGVAPGQAIVLYDDTRVVGSATIATTTRRRHAVTA, encoded by the coding sequence ATGACTGAGACTCGCCAGCGCCCCCTCCGTGTCCTCGCCGCCATGTCCGGCGGGGTGGACTCCGCCGTCGCCGCCGCCCGTGCCGCAGAAGCGGGCCATGACGTGACCGGGGTGCACCTGGCGCTCTCAGCGAACCCGCAGTCGTTCCGTACCGGCGCGCGCGGCTGCTGCACCATCGAGGACTCGCGCGACGCACGCCGCGCGGCGGATGTCATCGGCATCCCGTTCTACGTCTGGGACCTCGCCGAGCGGTTCCGCGAGGACGTGGTCGAGGACTTCGTCGCGGAGTACGAGGCGGGCCGCACCCCGAACCCGTGCCTGCGCTGCAACGAGAAGATCAAGTTCGCCGCGCTCCTGGACAAGGCGCTGGCGCTGGGCTTCGACGCGGTGTGCACCGGTCACTACGCGACCGTGGTGCTCCGCGAGGACGGCACCCGCGAGCTGCACCGGGCGAGCGACATGGCCAAGGACCAGTCGTACGTGCTCGGCGTGCTCGACGAGAAGCAGCTCGCCCACGCCATGTTCCCGCTGGGGGACACCCTGACCACCAAGGACGAGATCCGCGCGGAGGCCGAGCGGCGCGGTCTCGCCGTGGCGAAGAAGCCCGACAGCCACGACATCTGCTTCATCGCCGACGGCGACACCCAAGGGTTCCTGGCCAAGCGCCTCGGCAAGGCCGAGGGCGACATCGTCGACGAGTCCGGTGCGAAGGTGGGCACCCACGAAGGCGCGTTCGGCTTCACCATCGGTCAGCGCAAGGGCCTGCGCATCGGCCACCCGGCCCCCGACGGCAAGCCGCGCTACGTCCTGGACATCTCGCCCGTCGACAACACCGTGACCGTGGGACCGGCCGAGTCCCTGGAGGTCACCGCCCTCACCGCGATCAAGCCCCGCTGGTGCGGAACGGCACCCTCCGGCCCCGGCACGTACACGGCGCAGCTCCGTGCCCACGGCGGTGAGACCGAGGTCTCCGCCGAACTGGTCGACGACGAGCTGCTGGTGACCTTCACCGAGCCCGTCCGCGGCGTGGCACCCGGCCAGGCGATCGTGCTGTACGACGACACACGCGTCGTCGGCTCGGCGACGATCGCGACGACGACCCGGCGACGGCACGCGGTCACGGCCTGA
- the ligA gene encoding NAD-dependent DNA ligase LigA: MAVEQQGPVPAQAREKHAQLAEQVEEHRFRYYVKDQPVISDAEFDTLLRSLEALEEDYPELRTPDSPTQKVAGPYETEFTAVEHRERMLSLDNAFDEAELVGWADRVAKEVGTSEYHFLCELKVDGLAVNLTYEKGRLTRAATRGDGRTGEDITPNVRTISDIPERLTGDRVPDLVEIRGEVYFPMEAFQELNARRVAAGEQPYANPRNSAAGSLRQKDPKVTATLPLHMVVHGIGARVGLELRRLSEAYELLHEWGLPTARHNKVVDSLDEVREFIAYFGENRHSVEHEIDGVVVKLDEIPLQGRLGSTSRAPRWAIAWKYPPEEVNTKLINIRVGVGRTGRVTPYAQVEPVTVAGSEVEFATLHNQDVVKLKGVLIGDTVVLRKAGDVIPEILGPVVDLRDGTEREFVMPAECPECGTALRPMKEGDVDLRCPNARACPAQLRERVYYLAGRKSLDIEAFGYVAAAALTKPLEPAEPPLTDEGDLFDLTVEQLLPIKAYVLDQDSGLPKRDPKTGEEKVVTVFANQQGEPKKNTLTMLENIAAARQRPLARIITGLSIRHVGPVAAEALAREFRSIDRIEQATEEELAAVEGVGPTIAASLKQWFEEDWHREILRKWRAAGVRMEEESTGEDEGPRPLEGLTVVVTGTLQDFTRDGAKEALQSRGAKVTGSVSKKTAFVVVGDNPGSKYDKAMQLKVPVLDEQGFAVLLEQGPEAARDAAVPVAE, encoded by the coding sequence GTGGCTGTCGAACAGCAGGGGCCGGTGCCGGCGCAGGCACGGGAGAAGCATGCCCAGCTGGCCGAGCAGGTCGAGGAGCACCGCTTCCGGTACTACGTGAAGGACCAGCCGGTCATCAGCGACGCGGAGTTCGACACACTGCTGCGGTCGCTGGAGGCGCTGGAGGAGGACTATCCGGAGCTGCGCACGCCCGACTCGCCGACCCAGAAGGTCGCGGGGCCGTACGAGACGGAGTTCACCGCGGTCGAGCACCGCGAGCGGATGCTCTCGCTCGACAACGCCTTCGACGAGGCGGAGCTCGTGGGCTGGGCGGACCGTGTCGCCAAGGAGGTCGGCACGTCGGAGTACCACTTCCTGTGCGAGCTGAAGGTGGATGGCCTCGCGGTCAATCTGACGTACGAGAAGGGCAGGCTGACCCGTGCCGCGACCCGTGGCGACGGACGCACCGGAGAGGACATCACCCCCAACGTCCGCACGATCTCGGACATCCCGGAGCGGCTGACGGGTGACCGTGTCCCGGATCTCGTCGAGATCCGCGGCGAGGTCTACTTCCCGATGGAGGCCTTCCAGGAGCTGAACGCCCGGCGCGTGGCCGCGGGCGAGCAGCCCTACGCCAATCCCCGCAACTCCGCGGCGGGTTCGCTGCGCCAGAAGGACCCCAAGGTCACCGCCACCCTTCCGCTGCACATGGTGGTGCACGGCATCGGTGCGCGCGTCGGCCTGGAGCTCCGCCGCCTCTCCGAGGCGTACGAGCTGCTCCACGAGTGGGGCCTGCCCACCGCCAGGCACAACAAGGTGGTGGACTCGCTCGACGAGGTCCGCGAGTTCATCGCGTACTTCGGCGAGAACCGCCACTCCGTGGAGCACGAGATCGACGGCGTCGTCGTCAAGCTCGACGAGATCCCGCTCCAGGGCCGGCTCGGCTCGACGTCGCGGGCGCCCCGCTGGGCGATCGCCTGGAAGTACCCGCCGGAAGAGGTCAACACCAAGCTGATCAACATCCGTGTGGGCGTGGGCCGTACGGGCCGGGTCACTCCGTACGCGCAGGTGGAGCCGGTCACGGTCGCGGGTTCCGAGGTCGAGTTCGCCACGCTCCACAACCAGGACGTGGTCAAGCTCAAGGGCGTCCTCATCGGCGACACGGTCGTGCTCCGCAAGGCGGGCGACGTCATCCCGGAGATCCTCGGGCCCGTCGTCGACCTGCGGGACGGCACCGAGCGGGAGTTCGTGATGCCGGCCGAGTGCCCCGAGTGCGGTACGGCGCTGCGGCCGATGAAGGAGGGCGACGTCGACCTCCGGTGCCCCAACGCCCGGGCCTGCCCGGCCCAGTTGCGTGAGCGCGTCTACTACCTGGCGGGGCGCAAGAGCCTGGACATCGAGGCGTTCGGGTACGTGGCGGCCGCGGCGCTGACCAAGCCGCTCGAGCCGGCCGAGCCGCCGTTGACCGACGAGGGCGATCTGTTCGATCTGACGGTCGAGCAACTGCTGCCCATCAAGGCCTATGTGCTGGACCAGGACAGCGGACTGCCCAAGCGTGACCCGAAGACCGGCGAGGAGAAGGTCGTCACGGTCTTCGCCAACCAGCAGGGCGAGCCGAAGAAGAACACGCTGACGATGCTGGAGAACATCGCGGCGGCCAGGCAGCGCCCGCTCGCCCGCATCATCACCGGCCTGTCCATCCGCCATGTCGGACCTGTCGCCGCCGAGGCCCTGGCCCGTGAGTTCCGCTCCATCGACAGGATCGAGCAGGCCACGGAGGAGGAGCTGGCGGCCGTCGAGGGCGTGGGCCCGACCATCGCCGCCTCCCTCAAGCAGTGGTTCGAGGAGGACTGGCACCGCGAGATCCTGCGCAAGTGGCGGGCCGCCGGTGTCCGGATGGAGGAGGAGAGCACCGGCGAGGACGAGGGTCCCCGTCCGCTGGAGGGCCTCACCGTCGTCGTGACGGGAACGCTTCAGGACTTCACGCGGGATGGCGCAAAAGAAGCGCTCCAGAGCCGTGGAGCGAAAGTGACAGGTTCCGTTTCGAAGAAGACCGCCTTCGTTGTGGTGGGTGACAACCCCGGTTCGAAGTACGACAAGGCCATGCAGCTGAAAGTCCCCGTGCTGGACGAGCAAGGGTTCGCTGTCCTGCTTGAACAGGGGCCGGAGGCCGCTCGTGACGCCGCGGTTCCGGTCGCCGAGTAG
- a CDS encoding TIGR00730 family Rossman fold protein, whose amino-acid sequence MNICVFLSAADLDERYTRPAREFAELLGKGGHTLVWGGSDVGLMKVVADGVQETGGRLVGVSVEFLQDAARPVADEMVVARDLAERKTLLLDRADAVVIMVGGTGTLDEATEILELKKHGKTTKPVVLLNTAGFYDGLKQQFRRMEDEGFLPVPLTDLVFFAEEPVGALAYLEESAGVL is encoded by the coding sequence ATGAACATCTGCGTCTTCCTCTCCGCCGCCGACCTCGACGAGCGCTACACGCGCCCCGCCCGCGAATTCGCCGAGCTGCTCGGCAAGGGCGGCCACACCCTGGTCTGGGGCGGCTCCGACGTCGGTCTGATGAAGGTCGTGGCCGACGGTGTGCAGGAGACGGGCGGGCGCCTGGTGGGAGTCTCGGTGGAGTTCCTGCAGGACGCGGCCAGGCCCGTCGCCGACGAGATGGTGGTCGCGCGCGACCTCGCCGAGCGCAAGACGCTGCTGCTGGACAGGGCCGACGCGGTCGTCATCATGGTCGGGGGCACGGGCACGCTGGACGAGGCCACGGAGATCCTGGAGCTGAAGAAGCACGGCAAGACCACCAAGCCCGTGGTGCTGCTCAACACGGCGGGGTTCTACGACGGGCTGAAGCAGCAGTTCCGCCGTATGGAGGACGAGGGCTTCCTTCCCGTCCCTCTCACCGACCTGGTCTTCTTCGCCGAGGAGCCGGTGGGCGCGCTGGCCTACCTCGAGGAGAGTGCCGGGGTTCTGTGA
- a CDS encoding SDR family oxidoreductase, which translates to MATHLITGAGSGIGAVVARRLHERGDDLVLLARDAGRAKELAQAHPGARTLVGDLGTPDRLSWAFSHQTLPERLDSLLHIAGIVDLGRIGDLTPKTWQAQLNVNLVSPAELTRLLLPQLRVSQGTVIFVNSGAGLNAHAEWGAYAASKHGLKALADSLRQEERANGVRVTSVYPGRTASPMQAKVHQQEGKEYDASKWIDPESVATTILMALDLPRDAEVNDLTVRPGR; encoded by the coding sequence ATGGCTACCCATCTGATCACCGGGGCGGGCTCCGGCATCGGCGCGGTCGTCGCCCGCCGGCTGCATGAGCGCGGCGACGACCTCGTCCTGCTGGCCCGCGACGCCGGGCGCGCCAAGGAGCTGGCCCAGGCCCATCCCGGCGCCCGCACCCTCGTCGGCGACCTCGGCACGCCCGACCGGCTCTCCTGGGCCTTCTCCCACCAGACCCTGCCCGAGCGCCTGGACTCGCTGCTGCACATCGCGGGCATCGTGGACCTGGGCCGCATCGGCGACCTCACGCCGAAGACCTGGCAGGCCCAGCTCAACGTGAACCTGGTGAGCCCGGCCGAGCTGACCCGGCTGCTGCTGCCCCAACTCCGGGTCTCCCAGGGCACGGTGATCTTCGTCAACTCCGGCGCGGGTCTCAACGCCCACGCCGAATGGGGTGCCTACGCCGCCTCGAAGCACGGCCTCAAGGCACTCGCCGACTCGCTGCGCCAGGAGGAGAGGGCGAACGGCGTCCGGGTCACCTCCGTCTATCCCGGCCGCACCGCCAGCCCCATGCAGGCCAAGGTGCACCAGCAGGAGGGCAAGGAGTACGACGCGTCGAAGTGGATCGACCCCGAGTCGGTCGCGACGACGATCCTCATGGCCCTTGACCTCCCGCGCGATGCCGAGGTCAACGATCTGACGGTCCGGCCGGGCCGGTGA